The Erythrobacter sp. JK5 genome includes a region encoding these proteins:
- a CDS encoding exopolysaccharide biosynthesis protein has product MDRDKSSDPHSVGEVVESLAELAEEDSKVTIGDVLDRFGDHSFAPVMLVFALVELTPAGGIPGVPTFLASCIALVAVQLLFGRDHLWVPGWIARRGAPSVKLRKAAHTLENVARQVDRVAQSRLESFASGIGLRIAAALIIALCLTIPPFEVVPFASTGPMLAIDIICLAIMVRDGLAMLVVWTLATVALAALGYFILFSDAMSGASLPF; this is encoded by the coding sequence ATGGACCGGGACAAGTCGAGCGATCCCCATTCGGTCGGCGAAGTCGTCGAAAGCCTTGCCGAGCTGGCCGAGGAAGATTCCAAGGTAACGATCGGCGACGTGCTCGACAGGTTCGGAGACCACAGCTTCGCGCCGGTCATGCTGGTTTTCGCTCTCGTCGAGCTGACCCCGGCCGGCGGAATCCCCGGAGTTCCCACTTTCCTTGCCAGCTGCATCGCGCTGGTCGCGGTGCAGCTGCTGTTCGGGCGGGATCACCTCTGGGTGCCCGGGTGGATCGCGCGGCGCGGGGCGCCCAGTGTCAAGCTCAGGAAGGCGGCGCACACGCTTGAAAACGTCGCGCGCCAGGTCGACAGGGTCGCGCAGAGTCGGCTCGAATCCTTCGCCTCCGGGATCGGGCTGCGGATCGCGGCCGCCCTCATCATCGCATTGTGCCTCACCATCCCGCCGTTCGAGGTGGTGCCGTTCGCCAGCACCGGGCCGATGCTTGCCATCGACATCATCTGCCTCGCCATCATGGTCCGCGACGGTCTGGCGATGCTGGTGGTCTGGACCCTTGCGACTGTAGCGCTCGCCGCGCTCGGCTATTTCATCCTTTTTTCCGATGCGATGAGCGGGGCGTCGTTACCCTTCTAG
- a CDS encoding HupE/UreJ family protein, translating to MIRWLVVLLAALIAPPLAADELRPAVVELSERAPGEWTLEWKLPIAAMPGGAAAGLARPVIPANCTMAGEPVQRAAPLELLGSARLACDGAITGQGFGLTELLGNSDAIARMVPLEGAVQTFRLTADAPTATIAAAPDRWQVARDYFVIGTEHILWGWDHLLFVIALVLLVRRGWPVVKAATAFTLAHSITLVGTTLGYTGLSSRPVEALIALSIVFLAVELAHRLRDPERVTWTRRWPWLVAFAFGLVHGFGFAGALAEIGLPQGEVAAALVAFNVGVEAGQLLVIAGVLAVMSVIGRVAAPFETPAVRAATYVIGLTGSFWLFERVLL from the coding sequence GTGATCCGCTGGCTGGTTGTCCTGCTTGCCGCGCTGATTGCGCCGCCGCTTGCCGCCGACGAATTGCGCCCGGCGGTGGTCGAACTGAGCGAGCGTGCGCCGGGGGAGTGGACGCTCGAATGGAAACTGCCGATTGCGGCGATGCCGGGCGGCGCGGCGGCAGGGCTGGCGCGGCCGGTGATCCCCGCCAATTGCACCATGGCGGGCGAGCCGGTGCAGCGCGCCGCACCGCTCGAACTGCTCGGCAGCGCGCGCCTGGCCTGCGACGGCGCAATCACCGGGCAGGGCTTCGGCCTCACCGAACTGCTCGGCAATTCGGACGCGATCGCCCGGATGGTCCCGCTCGAGGGCGCGGTGCAGACCTTTCGCCTCACCGCCGACGCGCCGACCGCCACCATCGCCGCCGCGCCTGATCGCTGGCAGGTCGCGCGCGATTACTTCGTGATCGGAACCGAGCACATCCTGTGGGGGTGGGATCACCTGCTGTTCGTGATCGCGCTGGTGCTGCTGGTGCGGCGCGGCTGGCCGGTGGTGAAGGCCGCAACTGCCTTCACGCTGGCGCATTCGATCACGCTGGTGGGGACGACGCTGGGCTACACCGGCCTATCGAGCCGCCCGGTCGAGGCGCTGATCGCACTGTCGATCGTGTTTCTCGCGGTCGAGCTCGCGCACAGGCTGCGCGATCCCGAGCGGGTGACATGGACCCGGCGCTGGCCGTGGCTGGTCGCTTTCGCATTCGGGCTGGTGCACGGCTTCGGGTTTGCCGGGGCGCTCGCCGAAATCGGACTGCCGCAAGGGGAGGTCGCGGCCGCGCTGGTGGCTTTCAATGTCGGCGTCGAAGCCGGACAATTGCTGGTGATCGCCGGCGTGCTGGCGGTGATGAGCGTGATCGGACGCGTTGCGGCCCCGTTCGAAACACCGGCTGTCCGGGCCGCCACCTACGTGATCGGGTTGACCGGCAGTTTCTGGTTGTTCGAGCGGGTGCTCCTGTAG
- a CDS encoding efflux transporter outer membrane subunit, whose translation MRPLLPLALALALGACVAGPPPEVATPVPELPNNFLYAPDSRTSASLAALLPSGDPAFSTLADRALENAPSLAEALARVEAARAGARRAGAERLPRLDADANVTGNRINPNQFGDGAGGFIDTEQISYGANLVASWDADLFGRLRSQERAALARIDAADASANAVRIALVSEIAGNVTDWRTLAARTDALQQDVEAAQQLARLAKSREDAGLSPGFDRVRAESQASASRSRLAALQSERARIIGRLVTLTGMDGQSVNAALAQGAPTLEPAPAPASLPSELLANRPDVLAAAADLAATDQDLAATARARFPRLTLSGVLGLLAFNPGDLFDEDSLVGTLAAGVAGPLLDFGRIEAEINGAAANKKAAFAAYRGAVFQALGDAETAYGLIAASDAEAQLAVQERDELARAASLANTRYRAGLADFLTVLEARRAADASGERAAAALGRATRARILLWQALGGEREGVADGGKSPPP comes from the coding sequence ATGCGCCCCCTGCTCCCGCTTGCCCTCGCACTGGCCCTCGGTGCCTGCGTCGCCGGACCGCCGCCCGAAGTGGCAACGCCGGTGCCGGAACTGCCGAACAATTTTCTCTACGCCCCCGACAGCCGGACCAGCGCCTCGCTGGCCGCCTTGTTGCCGAGCGGCGACCCGGCCTTCAGCACTCTGGCGGATCGCGCACTCGAAAACGCGCCGAGCCTTGCCGAGGCGCTGGCGCGGGTCGAGGCCGCGCGCGCCGGTGCCCGCCGCGCCGGGGCCGAACGCCTGCCGCGCCTCGATGCCGACGCAAACGTCACCGGCAACCGCATCAATCCCAACCAGTTCGGCGACGGCGCGGGCGGCTTCATCGACACCGAACAGATCTCCTACGGCGCCAACCTCGTCGCCAGCTGGGATGCCGACCTGTTCGGACGGCTGCGCTCGCAGGAACGCGCCGCGCTCGCCCGGATCGACGCCGCCGACGCTTCGGCCAATGCAGTGCGGATCGCGCTGGTATCCGAGATCGCAGGCAACGTGACAGACTGGCGCACCCTCGCCGCGCGCACCGACGCGCTCCAGCAGGATGTCGAGGCCGCGCAGCAACTCGCCAGGCTGGCGAAGTCGCGCGAGGATGCGGGTCTCTCCCCCGGCTTCGACCGCGTCCGCGCCGAATCGCAGGCCAGCGCCTCGCGCTCGCGTCTCGCCGCATTGCAGAGCGAGCGCGCGCGGATCATCGGGCGGCTCGTGACGCTGACCGGGATGGACGGACAGAGCGTCAACGCGGCGCTGGCGCAGGGTGCGCCAACGCTTGAACCGGCACCCGCTCCGGCGTCGCTGCCGTCCGAATTGCTCGCCAACCGACCGGACGTGCTGGCCGCCGCTGCCGATCTCGCCGCCACAGATCAGGATCTCGCTGCAACGGCTCGCGCGCGCTTCCCGCGCCTCACCCTGTCGGGGGTGCTGGGTTTGCTGGCTTTCAATCCGGGTGACCTGTTCGACGAGGACTCGCTGGTCGGCACGCTCGCCGCCGGGGTGGCCGGTCCGCTGCTCGATTTCGGGCGGATCGAAGCCGAGATCAATGGCGCCGCCGCCAACAAGAAAGCCGCCTTCGCCGCCTATCGCGGCGCGGTGTTCCAGGCGCTGGGCGATGCCGAAACCGCCTATGGCCTGATCGCGGCCAGCGATGCCGAAGCGCAGCTGGCGGTGCAGGAACGCGACGAGCTGGCACGCGCCGCGTCGCTTGCCAACACCCGCTATCGCGCGGGACTGGCGGATTTCCTCACCGTGCTCGAGGCGCGGCGCGCCGCCGATGCCAGCGGAGAGCGCGCAGCGGCGGCGCTGGGCCGGGCCACCCGGGCGCGGATCCTGCTGTGGCAGGCGCTGGGCGGTGAGCGTGAAGGTGTAGCGGATGGCGGCAAGTCTCCTCCCCCTTGA
- a CDS encoding nucleotide sugar dehydrogenase — MKIAIFGLGYVGSTAAGCIASQGHTVVGVDVSQAKVDALNAGRAPVYEPGLDELISTARAEGRIAAATELTDQLDDADLAIVCVGTPSGVDGAHDMSYIAQVTRNIAEALKPDREKPLTLAYRSTMRPGSCENIIWPIIENALGAKASVAVELVYNPEFLREASAIEDYFNPPKIVIGTLGGKPSANMHALHDGIDAPVFEVGLREAEITKFVDNSWHAVKVAFANEIGRVCQNLDISARDVHAIFKSDTKLNISAYYTRPGGAFGGSCLPKDVRALQYIAADTGSATHLVDSLIRSNEAHKHHQFQHAVQGLEPGAKVLLVGLAFKLETDDLRESPAVDMARKLLEAGYDLDIYDPQIEPDNLVGQNLGYAYAWLPKIDGLLVDKAAAESGAHARVIATNRLIDTLSVAADKVVDVSAIP; from the coding sequence TTGAAAATCGCCATTTTCGGCCTCGGCTATGTCGGCTCGACCGCCGCCGGATGCATCGCCAGCCAGGGCCATACGGTCGTCGGCGTCGATGTGAGCCAGGCCAAGGTCGATGCGCTCAATGCCGGGCGTGCGCCGGTCTATGAACCGGGTCTCGATGAACTGATTTCTACTGCGCGGGCCGAGGGGCGGATCGCCGCTGCGACCGAGCTGACCGACCAGCTCGACGATGCCGATCTCGCGATCGTCTGCGTCGGCACGCCCAGCGGCGTCGATGGCGCGCACGATATGAGCTACATCGCGCAGGTCACGCGCAACATCGCCGAGGCGCTGAAGCCGGATCGCGAAAAGCCGCTCACGCTTGCCTACCGTTCGACCATGCGGCCGGGCAGCTGCGAGAACATCATCTGGCCGATCATCGAGAACGCGCTTGGAGCGAAGGCATCGGTCGCGGTCGAGCTGGTCTACAACCCGGAATTCCTGCGCGAAGCCTCCGCGATCGAGGACTACTTCAACCCGCCCAAGATCGTGATCGGGACGCTCGGCGGAAAGCCCTCTGCCAACATGCACGCGCTGCACGACGGGATCGACGCACCAGTGTTCGAAGTCGGCCTGCGCGAGGCAGAGATCACCAAGTTCGTCGACAACAGCTGGCACGCGGTGAAGGTCGCCTTCGCCAACGAGATCGGGCGGGTGTGCCAGAACCTCGATATCTCGGCGCGCGACGTGCACGCGATCTTCAAGAGCGACACCAAGCTCAACATCTCGGCCTATTACACCCGGCCCGGCGGCGCGTTCGGCGGGTCGTGCCTGCCCAAGGATGTGCGTGCGCTGCAATACATTGCCGCCGATACCGGCTCGGCGACGCATCTGGTGGACTCGCTGATCCGCTCGAATGAGGCGCACAAGCACCACCAGTTCCAGCACGCGGTGCAGGGGCTGGAGCCGGGCGCGAAAGTGCTGCTGGTCGGCCTCGCCTTCAAGCTCGAGACCGACGATCTGCGCGAAAGCCCGGCGGTCGACATGGCAAGGAAGCTGCTCGAAGCGGGCTACGATCTCGACATCTACGATCCGCAGATCGAGCCGGACAACCTCGTCGGGCAGAACCTCGGCTATGCCTATGCATGGTTGCCGAAGATCGACGGGCTGCTGGTCGACAAGGCAGCGGCGGAAAGCGGCGCGCATGCCCGCGTGATCGCGACCAACCGGCTGATCGACACGCTGTCGGTCGCTGCGGACAAGGTTGTCGACGTGAGCGCGATTCCGTGA
- a CDS encoding DUF3604 domain-containing protein produces the protein MTRVWSRLALAGAAALMVAGCESAPVDDAKSGDGEGTIELAEFPDRPYWGDTHLHTDNSVDAFGFGVRLGPEEALRFARGEEVTATTGAQAKLARPLDFLVIADHSDGLGATRRLYDAPRLRVVAQGDDTLLRWYDMMHESPEQSQLAIAELITAAANDELPAALADPERQKEATTEIWGAQLDLLDRYNEPGTFTAFAGFEWTLMPDGNNLHRVVMFRDGSARTRQVLPFPGLSTTAEQLWDYMVAYEESTGGKVLAIPHNSNLSNGLMFELTMPDGSPMTAEYAAKRAAAEPVVEVTQIKGDSETHPFLSPNDEMAGFGVKGWELGNLPLTAKTDDSMLAGNYIREALKRGLSLEQQLGVNPYAFGMIGSTDSHTALATGDEDNFWGKHTGNEQANTERANQAQNLGTREGRFGWHYLAGGYAAAWARGNTRAEIFDAFQRREVYATTGPRMSVRVFGGFDFEEADWDNDWVRKGYTSGVPMGGELTDSGEAPRFMISALKDPDGANLDRVQVVKGWIDASGELQEQVYDVAWSDPEERLMTGDGLFPVGDTVNREDATYTNDIGAAELRTVWTDPDYEEGQRAFYYVRVIEIPTPRWTLFDAARFGITLSEDAMANAVAQERAYTSPIWLKPRA, from the coding sequence ATGACGCGCGTATGGAGCAGGCTCGCGCTGGCGGGCGCGGCGGCGCTGATGGTTGCAGGTTGCGAATCGGCGCCGGTCGACGATGCCAAGAGCGGAGACGGCGAAGGCACGATCGAACTCGCCGAATTTCCCGACCGGCCCTATTGGGGCGACACGCATCTCCACACCGACAATTCGGTCGACGCATTCGGCTTCGGCGTGCGGCTCGGCCCGGAAGAGGCGCTGCGGTTCGCGCGCGGCGAGGAAGTGACCGCGACCACCGGGGCGCAGGCGAAGCTCGCCCGCCCGCTCGATTTCCTCGTCATCGCCGACCATTCGGACGGACTCGGCGCGACCCGGCGGCTGTATGACGCGCCGCGCCTCCGCGTGGTTGCGCAGGGGGACGATACGCTGCTGCGCTGGTACGACATGATGCACGAAAGCCCCGAGCAATCGCAGCTCGCGATCGCCGAGCTTATAACCGCCGCTGCGAATGACGAATTGCCAGCGGCGCTCGCCGACCCCGAGCGGCAGAAAGAGGCGACGACCGAGATCTGGGGCGCGCAGCTCGACCTGCTCGATCGCTACAACGAGCCGGGCACCTTTACGGCGTTCGCCGGGTTCGAATGGACGTTGATGCCGGATGGCAACAATCTCCATCGCGTGGTGATGTTCCGCGACGGCAGCGCCCGCACCCGGCAGGTGCTGCCATTCCCCGGATTGAGCACCACCGCCGAACAGCTGTGGGACTACATGGTCGCTTACGAGGAGAGCACCGGCGGAAAGGTGCTGGCGATCCCGCACAATTCGAACCTGTCGAACGGGCTGATGTTCGAGCTGACCATGCCCGACGGCTCGCCGATGACCGCCGAATACGCGGCCAAGCGCGCGGCGGCCGAGCCGGTGGTCGAGGTCACCCAGATCAAGGGCGACAGCGAGACCCACCCGTTCCTTTCGCCCAATGACGAGATGGCAGGGTTCGGCGTGAAGGGGTGGGAGCTGGGTAACCTGCCGCTGACCGCGAAGACCGATGATTCGATGCTGGCCGGCAACTATATCCGCGAAGCACTGAAGCGCGGGCTCAGCCTCGAGCAGCAGCTCGGCGTCAATCCCTACGCCTTTGGAATGATCGGATCGACCGACAGCCACACCGCGCTCGCGACCGGGGATGAGGATAATTTCTGGGGCAAGCACACCGGCAACGAACAGGCCAACACCGAGCGCGCGAACCAGGCGCAGAATCTCGGCACGCGCGAGGGCCGGTTCGGCTGGCACTATCTCGCAGGCGGCTATGCGGCGGCATGGGCGCGCGGCAACACGCGCGCGGAAATCTTCGACGCGTTCCAGCGCCGCGAAGTCTACGCCACCACCGGCCCGCGCATGAGCGTGCGGGTGTTCGGCGGGTTCGATTTCGAGGAAGCCGACTGGGACAATGACTGGGTGCGCAAGGGCTACACCAGCGGCGTGCCGATGGGCGGCGAGCTGACCGACAGCGGCGAAGCCCCGCGTTTCATGATCAGCGCGCTCAAGGACCCGGACGGCGCCAATCTCGACCGGGTGCAGGTCGTGAAGGGCTGGATCGACGCGTCGGGCGAATTGCAGGAGCAGGTCTATGATGTTGCATGGAGCGATCCCGAAGAGCGTTTGATGACGGGCGACGGTTTGTTCCCGGTTGGCGATACGGTGAACCGCGAGGATGCGACCTACACGAACGACATAGGCGCGGCGGAACTGCGCACGGTGTGGACCGATCCGGACTATGAGGAAGGCCAGCGGGCATTCTATTACGTGCGCGTGATCGAGATCCCGACCCCGCGCTGGACGCTGTTCGACGCGGCCCGGTTCGGCATCACGCTGTCAGAAGACGCGATGGCCAACGCGGTGGCGCAGGAGCGCGCCTATACCTCGCCGATCTGGCTCAAGCCCCGCGCCTGA
- a CDS encoding MaoC family dehydratase, whose protein sequence is MAGRFFDEWQVGDRIEHEIRRTVTETDNLLFSTMTHNPQPLHLDVEAAKASGFGQILVNSTFTFSLLVGLSVGDTTLGTLVANLGFDKVVTPKPVFIGDTLRAQSEVKELRASKSRPEAGIVTFTHELLNQRDEVVCRCERSALLQRKSQ, encoded by the coding sequence ATGGCGGGCAGGTTCTTCGACGAATGGCAGGTGGGCGACCGGATCGAACACGAGATCCGCCGCACCGTGACCGAGACCGACAACCTCCTGTTCTCGACCATGACGCACAACCCGCAGCCGCTGCATCTCGATGTCGAGGCGGCCAAGGCCAGCGGTTTCGGTCAGATTCTGGTCAATTCGACTTTCACGTTCAGCCTGCTGGTCGGCCTGTCGGTCGGCGACACGACGCTGGGCACGCTGGTTGCCAATCTCGGCTTCGACAAGGTGGTGACGCCCAAGCCGGTATTCATCGGCGACACGCTGCGGGCGCAAAGCGAGGTCAAGGAACTGCGCGCAAGCAAATCGCGGCCCGAGGCCGGGATCGTCACCTTCACCCACGAACTTCTCAACCAGCGCGACGAGGTGGTGTGCCGCTGCGAACGCTCGGCGCTGCTCCAGCGCAAATCGCAATGA
- a CDS encoding CaiB/BaiF CoA-transferase family protein translates to MSQPSGPLAGLKVIEFAGIGPGPHVAMLLADLGAEVVRIERPGSAVSNQVVERARHRAEVDIKSDEGKAFCLDAARKADVLIEGFRPGVMERLGLGPDELLAANPRLVYARMTGWGQDGPLAHAAGHDINYIAVTGALSAVGKAGEPAVPPQNLVGDFGGGSMYCAFGIMAALYERERSGKGQVVDAAIVDGATSLMSFFFGVRTRPFLTTERGKGMLGGAAHFYRCFTCADGKEVSVGAIEPQFYAELLAKAGAPAELAEGQMNPANWDDYADTLAALFKTKTQAEWTELLEGSDACFAPVLTLDEARDHSHMKARGAFVEHDGEWHTAPAPRFSRTPGSVRSSDDDGAAVVAGWSN, encoded by the coding sequence ATGAGCCAACCGAGCGGGCCGCTGGCCGGCCTCAAGGTGATCGAATTTGCCGGGATCGGGCCGGGCCCGCATGTCGCGATGCTGCTTGCGGATCTGGGCGCCGAGGTGGTGCGGATCGAGCGGCCGGGCAGCGCGGTCAGCAACCAGGTGGTCGAGCGCGCGCGGCACCGCGCCGAGGTCGATATCAAGAGCGACGAGGGCAAGGCGTTCTGCCTCGACGCGGCGCGCAAGGCCGATGTGCTGATCGAGGGTTTCCGCCCCGGCGTGATGGAGCGGCTGGGGCTGGGGCCGGACGAACTGCTCGCCGCCAATCCGCGCCTCGTCTACGCCCGGATGACCGGCTGGGGGCAGGACGGGCCGCTCGCCCACGCCGCCGGGCACGACATCAATTACATCGCGGTGACCGGCGCGCTCTCGGCGGTCGGCAAGGCCGGCGAACCCGCAGTGCCGCCGCAAAACCTCGTCGGCGATTTCGGCGGCGGGTCGATGTATTGCGCGTTCGGCATCATGGCCGCGCTCTACGAACGCGAGCGCTCGGGCAAGGGACAGGTGGTCGATGCCGCGATCGTCGATGGCGCGACCAGCCTGATGAGTTTCTTCTTCGGCGTCCGAACGCGCCCGTTCCTCACCACCGAGCGCGGCAAGGGGATGCTGGGCGGCGCGGCGCATTTCTATCGCTGCTTCACTTGCGCGGACGGCAAGGAAGTGTCGGTCGGGGCGATCGAGCCGCAATTCTACGCCGAGCTGCTCGCCAAGGCGGGCGCGCCTGCGGAGCTCGCCGAGGGGCAGATGAACCCGGCCAACTGGGATGATTACGCCGACACACTGGCAGCCCTGTTCAAGACCAAGACGCAAGCGGAGTGGACCGAGCTGCTCGAAGGGTCCGACGCCTGCTTCGCGCCGGTGCTGACCCTCGACGAGGCGCGCGACCATTCGCACATGAAAGCGCGCGGCGCGTTCGTCGAGCATGACGGCGAGTGGCACACTGCGCCTGCGCCGCGTTTCAGCCGGACGCCCGGCTCGGTGCGGTCGAGCGATGACGATGGCGCGGCGGTGGTCGCGGGATGGAGCAACTGA
- a CDS encoding glycosyltransferase family 4 protein, giving the protein MSDAIAAEEGIPTVIEGEPLKGKHVLIVVENLPLPFDRRVWQEARTLKAAGAHVSIICPTGKGFEQRFEVIEGVEIHRHPLPLEAKGALGFLLEYGAALFWETVLAWKIHFKRRIDVIQGCNPPDLIFLVAAPFKALGVKYIFDHHDINPELYEAKFNKRGFFWQLMRAFEKLTFAFADVSIATNESYKAIAVERGGMAPDKVHVVRSGPDLSRLKLVPPVSRWKNGRDHMVGYVGVMGEQEGIDLLIDAVEHIVRDKQREDIQFVLVGGGPALADLKALTASKGLADFITFTGRAPDQELFEVLSTMDLGVNPDRVNAMNDKSTMNKIMEYMSLSKPMVQFDVTEGRFSAQEASLYAKPNDPVDMADKIIELVDDPDRRAAMGAFGRKRVVEELNWQHQIDPLLAAYKQALKL; this is encoded by the coding sequence GTGAGCGATGCGATCGCCGCCGAAGAGGGCATTCCGACAGTCATCGAGGGCGAGCCGCTCAAGGGCAAGCACGTCCTGATCGTCGTCGAAAACCTGCCGCTGCCGTTCGACCGGCGGGTGTGGCAGGAGGCGCGGACGCTCAAGGCGGCGGGCGCGCATGTCTCGATCATCTGCCCGACCGGCAAGGGGTTCGAACAGCGCTTCGAAGTGATCGAGGGTGTCGAAATCCATCGTCACCCGCTGCCGCTCGAAGCCAAGGGCGCGCTCGGTTTCCTGCTCGAATACGGCGCGGCGCTGTTCTGGGAAACGGTGCTGGCGTGGAAGATCCATTTCAAGCGCCGCATCGACGTGATCCAGGGCTGCAACCCGCCCGACCTGATCTTCCTCGTCGCCGCGCCGTTCAAGGCGCTGGGCGTCAAGTACATCTTCGATCACCACGACATCAATCCCGAGCTCTACGAAGCGAAGTTCAACAAGCGCGGCTTCTTCTGGCAGCTGATGCGGGCGTTCGAGAAACTGACCTTCGCCTTTGCCGACGTGTCGATCGCCACCAATGAAAGCTACAAGGCAATCGCCGTCGAACGCGGCGGGATGGCGCCCGACAAGGTGCATGTCGTGCGCTCCGGCCCGGATCTGTCGCGGCTTAAACTGGTGCCGCCGGTGTCCCGCTGGAAAAACGGGCGCGACCACATGGTCGGCTATGTCGGGGTGATGGGCGAGCAGGAGGGGATCGACCTGCTGATCGACGCCGTCGAGCACATCGTCCGCGACAAGCAGCGCGAGGATATCCAGTTCGTGCTGGTCGGCGGCGGGCCGGCGCTCGCAGACCTCAAGGCGCTGACCGCTTCGAAGGGCCTTGCCGACTTCATCACCTTCACCGGCCGCGCTCCGGATCAGGAATTGTTCGAAGTGCTCTCGACCATGGACCTCGGCGTGAACCCCGACCGGGTCAACGCGATGAACGACAAGTCGACCATGAACAAGATCATGGAATACATGTCGCTTTCGAAGCCGATGGTACAATTCGATGTCACCGAGGGCCGGTTTTCGGCGCAAGAGGCATCGCTTTATGCCAAGCCCAACGATCCGGTCGACATGGCCGACAAGATCATCGAACTGGTCGACGATCCGGATCGGCGCGCCGCAATGGGTGCCTTTGGCCGCAAGCGGGTGGTCGAGGAACTGAACTGGCAGCACCAGATCGACCCACTTCTGGCCGCCTACAAGCAGGCTCTGAAGCTTTAG
- a CDS encoding peptidyl-prolyl cis-trans isomerase, translating to MTLPGWTREPLVHFLVGGALLFVLFAWTGGNAVDPSSRLIAVDRAQQAQLALQFERTMSRPPTDAEIDAAIAQFVRDEVLYREALRLGLDRGDAVVRRRLVAKMDMTASAAAETAVPEEPTLRAYFKENRARYSGATSVSFDQLYFKSEAAARRALATGVVAGDPISLPARMEAAAPGEIEARFGETFTRALAGIAANGEWAGPIRSGFGWHIARVSAREGVEPDFETLAPRIANDWRSAQIAERKRRAYQVLREGYRVEIDR from the coding sequence ATGACGCTGCCGGGCTGGACCCGCGAGCCGCTGGTCCATTTCCTTGTCGGCGGAGCGCTGCTGTTCGTGCTGTTCGCATGGACCGGCGGCAACGCGGTCGATCCGTCGAGCCGGCTGATCGCGGTCGATCGCGCGCAGCAGGCACAGCTGGCGCTGCAATTCGAACGCACCATGAGCCGCCCGCCGACCGATGCCGAGATCGACGCGGCAATCGCGCAATTCGTCCGCGACGAAGTGCTGTATCGCGAAGCGCTGCGGCTCGGGCTCGATCGGGGCGACGCTGTGGTGCGGCGGCGGCTGGTGGCCAAGATGGACATGACCGCCAGCGCGGCGGCGGAAACCGCCGTGCCCGAAGAGCCGACCTTGCGGGCGTATTTCAAGGAAAACCGGGCGCGCTATTCCGGGGCAACATCGGTGAGCTTCGACCAGCTCTATTTCAAGTCAGAAGCAGCCGCCCGCCGGGCACTCGCGACCGGCGTGGTGGCGGGCGATCCGATCAGCCTGCCGGCGCGGATGGAAGCCGCGGCCCCGGGCGAGATCGAAGCCCGCTTCGGCGAAACCTTCACCCGCGCACTCGCCGGGATCGCAGCGAATGGGGAATGGGCGGGGCCGATCCGCTCCGGCTTCGGCTGGCATATCGCCCGGGTCTCGGCGCGCGAAGGCGTCGAACCCGACTTCGAAACGCTCGCCCCGCGCATCGCCAACGACTGGCGCAGCGCCCAGATCGCGGAACGCAAGAGGCGCGCCTACCAGGTGCTGCGCGAGGGCTACCGGGTCGAGATCGACCGGTGA